One Helianthus annuus cultivar XRQ/B chromosome 7, HanXRQr2.0-SUNRISE, whole genome shotgun sequence genomic region harbors:
- the LOC110866990 gene encoding receptor kinase-like protein Xa21: MILNLSQNNLFGSLPTEVGDLKMLTALDLSYNNLSGNIPSSLGSCGSLTSLSLKGNLFQGMIPPSLSSLKGLVELDISHNNLSRQIPRFLERFLLEYLNLSYNDFEGEVPQLGVFANASAFSILGNSRLCGGVVELGLPKCKETKKHKEKFPVFVIIILIASSLFTIICLAYAWCKKKSKSRPSQSSMRDRFLKISYAQLLKATNGFSETNLIGNGGLSSVYKGALNEDDDTLVAVKVLRLQNRGAERSFMRECEAWRNIRHRNLLRIVTSCSSIDFQGNDFKALVYEFMPKGSLHDWLYTSEGTSRLNYIQITNILADVASALDYLHNHCVPIVVHGDLKPSNILLDDEMVAHVGDFGLARFLGTTSYQNSSTGIRGTIGYTAPEYGLGSDMTTNGDVYSFGMLLLEVMTGKKPTDDIFNEGHSLHKFASMALPDRVMDVIDLNILNIYQGACEADAQKIEECLASTIKIGVSCSVDPPALRMNMEKVVHELRRIQNTLPNIEI; this comes from the exons ATGATACTCAATCTTTCTCAAAACAACCTGTTTGGTTCACTTCCAACCGAGGTTGGAGACCTCAAGATGTTGACTGCTTTGGATTTATCTTATAATAATTTATCAGGTAACATTCCTAGTAGCCTTGGTAGTTGTGGCAGCCTTACCAGTTTGTCCCTCAAAGGCAACTTGTTTCAAGGCATGATACCGCCATCattaagttccttaaaaggaTTGGTGGAACTCGATATTTCTCATAACAATTTATCGCGCCAAATTCCTCGATTCTTGGAACGGTTCTTGTTAGAATATTTGAACCTATCATATAATGATTTTGAGGGTGAAGTACCACAGCTAGGAGTGTTCGCTAATGCAAGTGCATTCTCCATTTTGGGGAATAGCAGGCTTTGTGGTGGCGTTGTTGAACTTGGGTTACCCAAATGTAAGGAGACAAAGAAACATAAAGAAAAATTTCCTGTGTTTGTAATAATCATTTTGATTGCATCCTCACTTTTCACCATAATATGCTTAGCATATGCTTGGTGTAAGAAGAAAAGCAAGAGCCGGCCGTCTCAATCTTCAATGAGAGATCGATTCTTGAAAATTTCATATGCTCAACTTCTCAAGGCTACCAATGGCTTCTCCGAAACCAATTTGATTGGAAATGGTGGGTTGAGTTCCGTTTATAAAGGAGCCCTTAATGAAGATGATGATACACTTGTCGCAGTGAAAGTTCTACGTCTTCAAAATCGAGGGGCTGAAAGAAGCTTTATGAGGGAGTGTGAAGCATGGCGAAACATTCGACACCGTAATCTGTTAAGGATAGTAACTTCATGTTCAAGCATtgactttcaaggaaatgatttCAAAGCTTTGGTATACGAGTTTATGCCTAAAGGGAGTTTACACGATTGGCTTTATACAAGTGAAGGTACATCCAGGTTAAACTATATTCAGATAACAAATATTCTTGCCGATGTCGCGTCTGCACTTGATTATCTTCATAATCACTGTGTACCAATCGTTGTTCACGGTGACTTGAAGCCTAGCAACATTCTACTCGACGATGAAATGGTGGCTCATGTCGGAGACTTTGGTTTAGCTCGCTTTCTTGGAACAACTTCTTACCAAAACAGCTCCACCGGCATTAGAGGAACAATTGGTTACACTGCTCCAG AATATGGACTCGGGAGTGATATGACAACTAATGGAGATGTCTATAGTTTTGGAATGCTATTACTAGAGGTGATGACCGGAAAAAAGCCAACTGATGACATATTTAATGAAGGGCATAGCCTTCATAAATTTGCTTCCATGGCTTTGCCTGACCGTGTAATGGATGTTATTGATCTCAACATTCTAAACATTTATCAAGGAGCGTGTGAAGCAGATGCACAGAAAATAGAAGAATGTTTGGCTTCAACAATCAAAATTGGAGTATCATGCTCTGTGGATCCCCCAGCACTAAGGATGAATATGGAAAAGGTTGTACATGAATTACGTCGTATCCAGAATACACTTCCAAATATTGAG ATATAA
- the LOC118480279 gene encoding putative receptor-like protein kinase At3g47110, with translation MISMQPIPSSSPMRFLFYVILVIFLTSTSISSSYDGGNETDHHALLKIKSMITRDPYGALTSWNTSLHFCDWYGVKCGKRHRRVTFVALQSLGLEGSLSPHVGNLSFLRVFSLANNSFQGAIPHEIGNLNRLTILYLGANTFNGVIPTNLSGCLNLQKLDLSRNKLVGSIPKEISFLSKLSFLSLGLNKLTGGIPPFLGNITSMETFSVVRNPVGGIIPDTLGNWKKLVGFHSGGCNLSGSIPHSIYNLSLLANFILFENQLTGSLPRGIGAMFSHLEILELNYNQLTGPLPSWISNCSKLRGLDMTDNMFSGKLTIDFSKLGDIEGIYLSFNNFGSSEADEMNFIDSLKNCTKLDDLDLVFCKFQGVLPRSIGNLSDQLRYLALYGNNLHGNLPTSIGNLVGLAGLLLGY, from the coding sequence ATGATTTCAATGCAACCGATCCCATCTTCCTCTCCTATGCGTTTCCTCTTTTACGTTATTCTTGTTATATTTCTAACTTCCACGTCCATCTCATCTTCCTATGACGGTGGAAATGAGACCGATCATCACGCTTTGCTCAAGATCAAGTCAATGATCACTCGAGATCCATATGGAGCTTTAACTTCATGGAACACCTCCCTTCATTTTTGTGATTGGTATGGTGTTAAATGTGGGAAGCGACATAGAAGGGTGACTTTTGTAGCACTACAGTCGCTGGGTCTAGAAGGCTCTTTGTCTCCTCATGTAGGGAACCTCAGCTTCCTCCGTGTGTTTTCTCTCGCTAACAATAGCTTTCAAGGAGCCATCCCTCATGAAATCGGTAATCTAAATAGGCTGACTATTCTTTATCTTGGTGCAAACACATTCAACGGAGTCATTCCAACTAATTTGTCTGGTTGTTTAAACCTTCAAAAGCTTGATCTATCTAGAAACAAGCTAGTTGGAAGCATACCCAAAGAGATCAGCTTCCTCTCCAAACTTTCTTTTCTTTCACTTGGTCTTAATAAGTTAACAGGTGGAATCCCGCCTTTCTTGGGGAACATTACGTCGATGGAAACGTTCAGTGTTGTTAGAAATCCGGTGGGTGGGATCATTCCAGACACCTTAGGTAATTGGAAAAAATTAGTAGGATTTCACTCTGGTGGTTGTAATCTATCTGGGTCCATCCCTCATTCCATTTATAACCTTTCACTTCTAGCTAACTTTATCTTGTTTGAGAATCAACTAACTGGTAGTCTTCCTCGAGGTATAGGTGCAATGTTCTCTCATCTTGAAATCCTAGAATTAAATTATAACCAGTTGACGGGACCACTTCCATCATGGATATCTAATTGCTCGAAACTAAGAGGCCTTGATATGACAGATAACATGTTTAGTGGGAAGTTGACGATCGACTTTTCAAAACTAGGAGATATTGAGGGGATATACTTAAGTTTCAACAACTTTGGAAGTAGTGAAGCTGATGAAATGAATTTTATTGATTCTTTGAAGAACTGCACCAAGTTAGATGATTTGGATCTAGTTTTTTGCAAGTTTCAAGGAGTGCTCCCTAGATCAATTGGTAACCTTTCTGATCAACTCCGGTATCTGGCTCTGTACGGAAATAATTTACATGGAAACCTCCCCACGTCAATTGGTAATCTAGTTGGCTTGGCTGGTTTACTTTTAGGTTATTAA